In the Abditibacteriota bacterium genome, one interval contains:
- a CDS encoding tetratricopeptide repeat protein, with protein MLFLDSEAMLRKARALYLSGCTHTAVGLLGRILQYDREDPEVYFLRGCCYSQMADFPSALEDFDSCLRLDPSDPEAHLEKGNVHQYMGDRDKAIECYETAQALDPFCSNAVYNLGSMYLDAGDLPEAADCFLRVAQLRPWDVDSLNNLAVCYASMGREEEARSILERAVTIDQDHEDAPVNLHILERRGAGRP; from the coding sequence ATGCTTTTCTTAGACAGCGAGGCCATGCTCCGCAAGGCCCGGGCTCTGTACCTGAGCGGCTGCACCCATACGGCCGTGGGGCTCCTGGGCAGGATATTGCAGTATGACAGGGAGGACCCGGAGGTCTATTTTCTCCGGGGCTGCTGCTACAGTCAGATGGCCGATTTCCCCTCGGCCCTGGAGGACTTTGACAGCTGTCTCCGGCTGGACCCCTCCGACCCGGAGGCCCATCTGGAGAAGGGCAACGTCCACCAGTATATGGGGGACAGGGACAAGGCCATAGAGTGCTACGAGACCGCCCAGGCTCTGGACCCCTTTTGCTCCAACGCCGTGTACAATCTGGGCAGCATGTATCTGGACGCCGGCGACCTGCCGGAGGCGGCGGACTGTTTTCTGCGGGTGGCCCAGCTCAGGCCCTGGGACGTGGACTCCCTCAACAATCTGGCCGTCTGCTACGCCTCCATGGGGCGGGAGGAGGAGGCCAGGAGCATTCTGGAGCGGGCCGTGACCATCGATCAGGATCACGAGGACGCGCCGGTGAAC